The Magnolia sinica isolate HGM2019 chromosome 3, MsV1, whole genome shotgun sequence genome includes the window TACAGCCTTACTGTTTGGGTGTAGAGGCCAAAATCATGCATATGAATGATACAAAAAGTCCTTTACAACTCTCAATAGGTTCTCTGGATCTCATAGATGAATTCGACCATACATACATGGGTTACTTGGGGGTCCTACAGTTTAAGATGAAGTGGGTTCCACAGGTGGACCTAGTTGGCCATGTTTGGATGTGCATGTGAGATGAATTGTGAACATTCCATTTAAACAGTCTAGTTTGTAAAAAGTTGGAAGTGGTGTTCCTCTGATTCCTTTGTATCATAAAAGAAATTAATTGCAATTCGATCATTCCATCTTTATTAGATTAGTATTCAATTCAATTGGATAGATCACCCAAATGTGTACACACCATAAAGATGCTGGAAATTAGCACCTTGTACAACATCAACAAACACAAAGCAATATGACAACATTCAACAATCGAATTTCAGTGGCTTAATAAACATTAAAAGACACAACAATCAGATATTCACTAGTTCAAAAAGAAACTATATTACACAGaggatttgtttttctttttgcataGCACATTAACAACTCATTATTTGCACACGCATGTAAGGTGTAGTTCATCTGAATTGATAATCAGGTGAGCCCTGATTGGACAATTCCAGCCCTTGGACTCGAGCACCTCCTTTAGGGGAAAAAAAAGATAGTGAGAGGAGCATAGGTTGATCTGTTGTAATTTTTCCTAAAAGTCCTCAAATTCAAAGGCTGAAAATCCTCAAAGGCCGGCGGTCCCAtgatcagaaaaatctaaaaatgaagttTACCTCATGGTTGGAATGGTTGCCTTATTTTCTATGTCCTGCAAAACTGGTGAAGAGGTGGATGTAAGGCCTCTGTCGGTGCTTTGATTGACCCCATTATCCTTTCCAGTATTAGCATTCCTCCCACTACCAACATCTGATCATATGGAATTAAGTCAAGGACTTAAAACTTGGAAATATGACAATGgtaaaaataatcaaaaagagATCATTCCAGTAGCTGATCAGCATGGTGCAAGTTCTGAATGAACAAACCTGATGGtgcaaatgcaatatgatgcAATCATCGatcacaaaaagagagagagagagagagagagagagagagagagagagagagagagtaaggtcTTCAGCTCTAACCAAGTAGCATGAATTTTACAGTAGTAAAAGAAGGTTTGTCGAGAAAAGGTTGGAAGCCCCACAAGTCTCCTTAGAGATCAAGGCTTGCTAGTctccaacaatctccaccataaacATGGAAAATATACACTTATATACGTAAGAAAAGGATTCAAATGAACATATCCAATAAATGAGAactgagaaaataaaaatcaccaagaaaataattttattttttttaaaaaaaaaaaaaaaggaaaactaaaTTCATAAATTTTGGTGTAGTTCCCATAGAGACAACTCCTGTACGAACCTGGCCCCCATGGTCCCAACTTGATATAATTTTAGGCCTGCAAGTCAAACACAGGCCTATTTTTAAGTCCACCAAATGAACAGGACAAGCCCAGTCCAATTTTGACAGGCCCACCAATTATACATGTCTTAGTCCTCCCACCCAATGAATCACGCCACAAACGTGTGAGTTTGCACATAGGAAATGCCTTTTCAGCCTTGAATGTATCCAAAGCCGCATCTACTCCAGCAATCTCACCTTGCCAAATCACTTCCTGCATGTTCATAAAACAGTCAGTCAAAAATTATTGAGTAGGAGTATTTTTCACAACATGGgcatggattatgtggatgtgacCATGCCAAAAGAAGAACAGAGTAAAGGGAACTGCAGAAATAATCAACCATGCTTTTGGAATGAGACGGACCTTGGATTcatctttcatgtcaaatttagacATCAAAATCCCTGCTCATGATGGAAaaatacattattattattattcaataaaGATCAACATAAATCCGGTACTACAGGCAGATTACGATACACATCAGATGACTCATTTCTTTTTGACAGtccaacatttttttttctttttaaagtacaCCAGGACAACAAACTCAACTGATTTTCTGCTCCCACTTAAAAGTTAGACAGTTCTTTAAAACTTGGAAAATCTGATAAGGATACAGAAAAACATATATGAAGTTATTAGTGCAAAAGTCTACCTAAAGAGAAAACCAATTCACTAAACGCAATAGCCAAGCTATTGCAGTTGCATTCACTGGTCTTGGGTTTGAGTCACTTGACCAGTACTAATGCCCATTTCAGAGTTATCTTAGTTTTCAATGTCTTTCTAAGAACTGAAATAGCACACTACAGAAAATGTGAATGTCACAATTTGGTGAATCCTAGAGGGAGAAACATCACAGTTGAATGCACTTACAGACTGGGTATTGATGATTTGAGTATTTTTGTGAGTTTGCCAGGATCTAAAGAACCAACCTGCAAAAAGATTATAAAGCTTTCGCAAATTTCGAAAATGCACGACTAATGTAAATGGTGATGCCAAAGTCGAAACAAGAATGGAACCTACAAGGGAGACATTATTAAGTGATTGCAACATGCTCATTTCTGTTTTGATAAATGAGCTCACTTGTCATTTGAAGCCAGTTTGATGGACTTTCTGCTTTCAACCTAATATAGAGTGGGGCTTCCACAGTTTCTGAATTGGGTGCATTTTTGCCATTGAAACAGGGCACAATTGCCTTTTGTGCCCTTCAGCAAAAGGCACTCAAATATCATTGAAAGAGAAACAATTAAATGCATACATTTGCATCTATCAAGCAAATATCTTACCAATGAAAGTACGCAGAACAACTCCCGAAAAATCCAAATGGTTGTACTGTGACAGGCAATGAATATTGTTAG containing:
- the LOC131240822 gene encoding uncharacterized protein LOC131240822, whose translation is MAFANNIHCLSQYNHLDFSGVVLRTFIDVGSGRNANTGKDNGVNQSTDRGLTSTSSPVLQDIENKATIPTMRKMLPMKLRRAKHCLLSPTSIS